Proteins encoded within one genomic window of Heptranchias perlo isolate sHepPer1 chromosome 35, sHepPer1.hap1, whole genome shotgun sequence:
- the LOC137302160 gene encoding neuronal tyrosine-phosphorylated phosphoinositide-3-kinase adapter 1-like yields the protein MSSGLQDAAITSFLQFIEEKGIKVYNSLTKHSCGTSKVSRYLRDEMNLLYRKTKIEWKHREEESKKSICKDGGLGRVRELASFRKHFRVGFMTMPASQDHAPHPCASSMTTRSLSLHSVGSVENGEHPCARRPPAKPRRHPSTKLSLGAEGRNSISGEGLRSKGEKVTQRSGLESTDGGRKIPPLKPRRSPNTQLSVSFDEASVSRAVAMTSLTFAPRYGPPAALRGSDEEEEVEEEEPVYIEMVGDVFKEQGGQEEDSDHSEAIYEEMKYPLLDEGPQELRWSKFALSKPRPPGHSKQGAPKTLHQPASKGTHYDIPPPFPNLLLHRPPLLAFPQAPSQKTYKAAIVSTQPASKLPVLQHADPSPAPGNGQEPGQQPPRGQKEEGASQTALAPSGRARSHSTPLPPQASGQHRPEKLPTSQTMVCPAVKALAHPELLSSAPQVHGHQREKPSSLGVICSSAKVSAHSLLPLPQPSGDQRPDKELSGLQSMLCSVSNVSVTSRPLSGFYKMPTTHGLLDRANLPTRPCTPAPSKRPPAYDSIKPPRVCATVCHATVRTQVQEKGPAFVSVCCSPDVASSEARTDTSPTEGGASIVGHSWQRKLSCSSKAREPEDSGAGIWSGTSESLAKVEKEETSGIPVKTQGLEGSSVKGPARSGLPQPCPISCQRSADSALGHRLGRSASTSGVRHPLAHLQRQCSQSRESPTQPLQQGPREKDGKLLEVIERKRCLCKEIKARRRPERSLCKQDSMPILPSWKKGMDSRKTGTPPCQRQHTVLWDTAI from the exons ATGTCAAGTGGTCTCCAGGATGCAGCTATCACGAGCTTCCTCCAGTTCATCGAAGAGAAAGGAATCAAAGTCTACAACTCACTGACGAAACACAGCTGTGGCACAAGCAAGGTAAGCAGGTACCTGCGAGACGAGATGAACCTGCTGTACCGGAAAACGAAGATCGAGTGGAAACACCGGGAGGAGGAGTCAAAGAAAAG TATCTGCAAGGATGGCGGACTGGGAAGGGTGCGGGAGCTGGCCTCCTTCCGCAAGCACTTCCGGGTGGGTTTCATGACCATGCCAGCCTCTCAGGACCACGCGCCACATCCCTGCGCCAGCAGCATGACCACCCGCTCGCTGTCCCTCCACTCCGTGGGCAGCGTGGAGAACGGCGAGCACCCGTGCGCCCGGAGACCGCCCGCCAAGCCCAGGCGCCATCCCAGCACCAAGCTCAGCCTGGGCGCCGAGGGCAGGAACAGCATCAGCGGAGAAGGACTCAGGTCAAAGGGCGAGAAGG TGACGCAGAGGTCGGGTCTCGAGAGCACGGATGGCGGGAGGAAGATTCCCCCGCTGAAGCCGAGACGCAGTCCCAACACCCAGCTCTCCGTGTCGTTCGACGAGGCCTCCGTCAGCAGGGCGGTGGCCATGACCTCTTTGACCTTTGCCCCGAGGTACGGCCCCCCCGCTGCCCTGCGGGGTtcggacgaggaggaggaggtggaggaggaggagccagtTTACATCGAGATGGTGGGCGATGTGTTTAAGGAGCAGGGCGGGCAAGAGGAGGACTCCGACCACAGCGAGGCCATTTACGAGGAGATGAAGTACCCGCTGTTGGATGAGGGGCCCCAGGAGCTGAGGTGGAGCAAGTTCGCTCTGTCGAAACCCAGGCCCCCGGGCCATTCCAAACAAGGGGCCCCCAAGACCCTGCACCAGCCTGCCTCCAAAGGCACACACTACGACATTCCTCCCCCGTTCCCAAACCTCCTCCTCCATCGTCCGCCACTCTTGGCCTTCCCCCAGGCCCCGTCCCAGAAGACGTACAAGGCCGCAATCGTCTCCACCCAGCCGGCCTCCAAACTCCCGGTCCTGCAGCATGCCGATCCATCGCCGGCCCCGGGCAACGGTCAAGAGCCTGGGCAGCAGCCTCCGAGGGGGCAGAAGGAGGAGGGCGCCTCGCAGACCGCGCTGGCCCCCTCGGGCAGGGCCAGGAGCCACtccacgcccctcccccctcaggcCTCCGGTCAGCACAGGCCGGAGAAGCTGCCCACCTCCCAAACAATGGTCTGCCCTGCCGTCAAGGCCTTGGCCCATCCCGAGCTGCTTTCGTCCGCGCCTCAAGTCCACGGGCACCAAAGGGAGAAACCCTCCTCCCTCGGCGTCATTTGCTCGTCCGCCAAGGTCTCCGCCCATTCGCTgctgcccctcccccaaccctctgGAGACCAGAGACCAGACAAGGAACTTTCCGGCCTTCAAAGCATGCTCTGCTCTGTGAGTAACGTCAGTGTTACGTCCCGGCCGTTATCTGGCTTCTACAAGATGCCCACGACCCACGGGCTACTGGACCGCGCCAATCTACCCACGCGGCCCTGCACCCCCGCGCCGTCCAAGCGCCCTCCGGCCTACGACAGCATCAAGCCCCCCAGAGTCTGCGCTACCGTCTGCCACGCCACGGTGAGAACCCAAGTGCAGGAGAAGGGGCCGGCCTTTGTCAGCGTCTGCTGCTCCCCCGACGTCGCCAGCTCCGAGGCTCGGACGGACACCAGCCCGACCGAAGGAGGGGCGAGCATCGTCGGGCACAGCTGGCAGAGGAAGCTGTCGTGCAGCAGCAAGGCGAGGGAGCCAGAAG ATAGTGGCGCTGGAATCTGGAGTGGAACCAGCGAGTCTTTGgccaaggtggagaaggaggagacgtCGGGGATACCGGTGAAAACTCAGGGACTGGAGGGGTCCTCGGTCAAGGGGCCTGCTCGATCGGGGCTACCCCAGCCGTGCCCTATCTCGTGTCAACGGAGCGCAG ACTCTGCTCTAGGTCATCGTCTGGGCCGCTCGGCCTCCACGTCAGGCGTGCGTCACCCCCTGGCTCACCTACAGCGGCAGTGCAGTCAATCGCGAGAGAGCCCGACCCAG CCCCTTCAGCAGGGCCCGAGGGAGAAGGACGGGAAGCTTTTGGAGGTTATCGAACGCAAGCGCTGCCTCTGCAAAGAGATCAAAGCTCGGCGGAGGCCGGAACGGAGCCTATGCAAACAGGACAGCATGCCCATCCTCCCCAGCTGGAAGAAAGGCATGGACTCTCGGAAAACCGGAACCCCCCCCTGCCAGCGGCAGCACACCGTCCTGTGGGACACGGCGATCTGA